The genomic DNA TAGACTCATGCAGTAGCGATCGCACCCTAGAAATTGCTAGTAATTACCCTGTTCGCACAGTTCAACATCCCTTTGAAAGTCATGGTCAACAACGCACCTGGATGTTAGAATCTATTACGCCCAAATATGAATGGGTGTACATTCTCGAAGCCGATGAGCGGATGACACCAGAACTATTTAATGAGTGCATAGCCGCCACTAAAAATCCTGAATATATTGGTTACTATGTCGCTGAACGGGTTATGTTTATGGATCATTGGATTCGTTACAGCACTCAATACCCCCGTTATCAACTACGCCTATTCCGTCATGGTAAAGTTTGGTTTACAGATTATGGTCATACAGAAAGAGAAGTCTGTGATGGCGCCACAGGATTTATTAAAGAAACCTATCCCCATTACACTTGTAGCAAAGGTCTAACCCGCTGGCTGGAAAAACATAACCGTTATTCCACTGATGAAGCTAGAGAAACATTGTATCAATTAGAAAATGGCACAATTGACTGGCAACAATTATTTCTGGGAAAAACAGAGGTAGAAAGACGACGCGCCCTTAAAGACTTATCTTTGCGTACACCACTGAGACCATTTATTCGCTTTCTTTATATGTACTTTATCTTAGGTGGTTGTTTAGATGGACAACCTGGTTTAGCATGGTGTACTTTACAAGCATTTTATGAATATCTGATTTTGCTGAAAGTTTGGGAAATGAAATACAGCAACACTCAGCAGTCAATACCGAGTAATCAAAAATGATCCCCTATTAACAATACAATACCTTGTCCAAATTGGAAAAAGCCTTGATTAACCATTCTCTGATAACTGATAACTGAATAGTTATTAGTTGAAATCGGAATCTTGCTCCTGTACGGGCGAACGGCCGTTCGCCCCTCCTGATAACCGAATTAACAATTTTTAGCATCTTGTCAGATAGCACGCTAGGATTAGTAATACCCAGAAACTTGCAACAATCATTTACAGGTATTACAACGAAAAGTAACACTATTAAAAATTAACCAGTCAAAAGCATGGTTTTTACACGTCTATTTGCAGATTCTAAAGACTGATGATTAAGGAATAAGTAACAAATCTTAACTTAAGACTCAGTAATTAATACTCTCAACAAGTATTTGTGGTATGGATAACAATCACAAAAATTTTAGTAGCCTAGAAAAGGAGAACGGGGGCTTGGTAATTGAACGCCTGAAACAGGACTTAAAAAATGACCTGATAGCTGGCTTATTAGTGGTCATACCCCTAGCAACAACTATTTGGTTGACTATTACTATTGCCAATTGGGTTATTAACTTTCTCACCCAAATACCCAAACAGGTAAATCCCTTCGATGGTTTACACCCCATATTAGTCAATCTCTTAAACTTGCTAGTTGGACTAGCTGTACCACTACTAAGCATTCTTGTGATCGGCTTGATGGCTCGAAACATCGTTGGTAAATGGCTGCTAGATTTTGGGGAAAGACTCTTGCAAGCTATTCCTTTAGCTGGACAAGTATATAAAACCCTCAAGCAACTATTAGAAACAATACTCAAAGACTCCAACGGTAAATTCCGTCGAGTGGTTTTATTAGAATATCCTCGCAGGGAAATGTGGTCTATTGCCTTTGTCACTGGAGCAATTAGCAATCAGATTCAAGAGAAGATGGAGCGACCAATGTTAAGTGTTTTTATACCTACCACCCCTAACCCTACCACTGGATGGTATGCAATAGTACCAGAAGACGACGTAATTAATCTCTCTATCTCTATAGAAGATGCGTTCAAAATAGTTGTTTCCGGTGGTATAGTCGCTTCTGGTTCAGGTGTACCCCCCTTAGTGGTAGCAACATCAACTTCGGAAACAGCAAAAGAAAATCATCTGATGTCTGTGGAAGAAACTTGATTGGGCTTGTGGGTGACTTAAACAACTAAACGGTACAACCTAACAATAGAGTCTGATTAGATCAACCAACATCTTAACAGTTAAACCAGTTGTGCAAATGTGCCAAAATTGATATATTTATAAGTTTGCCCCATTGAGCCAATTTCTTCTTCCCCAACTACCAATACCATTATGCAACGTCGTAAACCCCAGCAAATTGCCAGAGAACTGGCACTGTTGAGCCTGAGCCAGCTGCCAGTCAATCCGAAAAAATTAGCAAAACTACCAGATGAACAGCTAGTAGCTAAATTAGTTTTAGGCGCAGTCCGCACCTTAACCACAGAAGTTCAAGACACCCTCAATAATGCCGCCGGAGAACTCCAACGCAGTAACGATCGCCTTCTGACTAGCCAAACAAGGGCTTCTGACCTAAATACCGCCAGAACCATGCTGCAAGAAGCAATCACCTACACCCAAACGGCTATCAATCAATTGGGTACAGCAGTTGATTTTCCAGAACTAATTCAATTAGCTAATCAAGACAGAGAAGTCCGTAACTACGCTAAAGAAATAGTAATTACCGTTGATGAAAACCGCAGCCTGATTGACAAGATAATCTCTGAAGCTTTGATTGATTGGCAAGTCACACGTCTTGCTCAAATAGATCGAGATATTCTGCACATTTCTGTGGCAGAAATGGAATTTATGGCAGTTCCTGCTAGTATTGCCATCAACGAAGCGGTAGAACTAGCTAAACGCTACAGTGGAGATGAAGGACACCGCTTTATTAATGGTGTTTTGCGCCGGGTGACAGAACAGAAAAAAACCGCATAAACAACTATCCTCACTTCTCCCAGTTTTTGAATGCGTTAAAAGTGAGGATATTCCCACAACTGCCATCACCAGAAAACATGACGAATTAAATTAAACTAATAATTAACTAATAACTGATAACTAAATAACTAATAATATTGCTGCAATGGTTTTTAATTGGTTCCGCCGTCAACAAAATGATTCTTCCCAAACTCCCCCACAGCAACCAGAAGGGGAAAATCCACCTGTACAAGAAACACAGCCAGAAGCAGCCACCGAAACTACACCAGATACAGCGGACTTGTTGGCTTATGCTAAAGCCGCTTATAAAAATATTCAACAAAAACAGCAGCCTCAAACATCAGAAACCACTGTAACTGAAGAACCGACGGAAGCAACTACAGAGGAAGTCACACCGACTACTGTTACCGAAGAACCTACGGAAGCAACTACAGAAGAAGTTATACCCACTGCTGTCACTGAAGAGCCTGCGGAAACAACCACAGAAGAAGTTATACCCACTGCTGTCACTGAAGAACCGACGGAAACAACTACAGAGGAAGTCACCCCAACTGCTGTCACTGAAGAACCGACGGAAGCAACTACAGAGGAAGTCAAACCAGTTAGTCAGACACAACCAGCGACACTATCTTTTTTAGAAAGGGCCGCAGCAGAAAGACAAGCCAAGCAAGAAAGATTGATAGCCAGTGCTGTTGAAGTTCCAGAACCAGAAACAACAGTAACTTCCACATCAAGTACAAACTCAACAGAAACAGAAGCGGAAATTCCCGATATAGAATTTGATGATGGTTTTATCTGGTCAACAGAAGTTTTAGCAGCCCAAGGTAGACGCGCAGAAGATATTTCCATCGAAGAAATTACCTGGTTGAAGAAACTACGCCAAGGTTTAGATAAAACTCGGCGGAATATTCTTAACCAACTGAAAGCAATTGTTGGTCAAGGCCCCTTAAATCAGGATGCTGTAGACGAAATTGAGGCATTACTTCTTCAAGCTGATGTGGGTGTAGAAGCTACAGATTTTATTGTTAATGCCCTCCAGCAAAAATTAAGGGATGAAGTTACACCACCAGAACAGGCGATCGCCTACCTGAAAAAAATCCTCCGGGATATGTTAGACGCACCCAGTCAAGCAACACCAAAATCTAGCTTTGCCCCAGAAAAAGATCAACTCACAATTTGGTTAATGACAGGGGTTAACGGCGCTGGTAAAACTACCACTATCGGGAAAATAGCTCATTTAGCCCAAAAATCAGGTTATAAATGCTTAATTGGCGCTGCTGATACCTTCCGGGCTGCTGCTGTCGAACAAGTCAAAGTTTGGGGACAAAGAAGCGGTGTCGAAGTAATAGCTAATCCCGGCAAAAATACAGATCCAGCCGCAGTCGTATTTGATGCGATCGCCGCTGCCCAATCACGAGGAACGGAATTATTATTAATAGATACCGCCGGACGACTGCAAAATAAAAAGAACTTAATGGACGAATTGAGTAAAGTTCGCCGCATTATAGATAAAAAAGCACCAGATACCCATGTAGAATCTCTCTTAGTTTTAGATTCAACCTTGGGGCAAAACGGATTAAGACAAGCAGAAGTATTTTCCCAAGCAGCCCAACTCAGCGGTGTAGTTTTAACAAAACTAGATGGTACAGCCAAAGGTGGTGTCGCCTTAGCAGTCGTTCAACAGTTAGGTTTACCAATTCGTTTTATTGGCGCAGGAGAAGGAATCGAAGATTTACGTCCCTTCTCTAGCTATGAATTTGTAGAAGCACTATTAAACGGGTAGGGTAATTTAGTGATGGTGGGTCTGGGGTGAAGGAAAACATCCTATCCTGATTCCTTCCCCTGGGCAAATTTTCCGGGCTGACCCCTAAAAATAAAAATAATTCTTTTTTTTTACAAAAAATGATTAACTTCTGGTAGAATTGCACACTAAAGCCATTTTTATAACTACCTAATGGTTGAATCTAATACTGGACTAGCATAACTGGCTAACAGCAGAAGATATGCAAACAAGTAGATGAGAGTGAATAAACTGGCTAGATACTCATAGACTCGTTATCAGGTTCTACTAAAAAAATTACTCACGAATAATGACTATCAACCATGGAGACAATATAAATATCATGGTTGTCATAAATTGCCCAGAATAATCTTTGCTTACAAAATTATCGGGT from Okeanomitos corallinicola TIOX110 includes the following:
- the ftsY gene encoding signal recognition particle-docking protein FtsY — its product is MVFNWFRRQQNDSSQTPPQQPEGENPPVQETQPEAATETTPDTADLLAYAKAAYKNIQQKQQPQTSETTVTEEPTEATTEEVTPTTVTEEPTEATTEEVIPTAVTEEPAETTTEEVIPTAVTEEPTETTTEEVTPTAVTEEPTEATTEEVKPVSQTQPATLSFLERAAAERQAKQERLIASAVEVPEPETTVTSTSSTNSTETEAEIPDIEFDDGFIWSTEVLAAQGRRAEDISIEEITWLKKLRQGLDKTRRNILNQLKAIVGQGPLNQDAVDEIEALLLQADVGVEATDFIVNALQQKLRDEVTPPEQAIAYLKKILRDMLDAPSQATPKSSFAPEKDQLTIWLMTGVNGAGKTTTIGKIAHLAQKSGYKCLIGAADTFRAAAVEQVKVWGQRSGVEVIANPGKNTDPAAVVFDAIAAAQSRGTELLLIDTAGRLQNKKNLMDELSKVRRIIDKKAPDTHVESLLVLDSTLGQNGLRQAEVFSQAAQLSGVVLTKLDGTAKGGVALAVVQQLGLPIRFIGAGEGIEDLRPFSSYEFVEALLNG
- the nusB gene encoding transcription antitermination factor NusB yields the protein MQRRKPQQIARELALLSLSQLPVNPKKLAKLPDEQLVAKLVLGAVRTLTTEVQDTLNNAAGELQRSNDRLLTSQTRASDLNTARTMLQEAITYTQTAINQLGTAVDFPELIQLANQDREVRNYAKEIVITVDENRSLIDKIISEALIDWQVTRLAQIDRDILHISVAEMEFMAVPASIAINEAVELAKRYSGDEGHRFINGVLRRVTEQKKTA
- a CDS encoding DUF502 domain-containing protein, yielding MDNNHKNFSSLEKENGGLVIERLKQDLKNDLIAGLLVVIPLATTIWLTITIANWVINFLTQIPKQVNPFDGLHPILVNLLNLLVGLAVPLLSILVIGLMARNIVGKWLLDFGERLLQAIPLAGQVYKTLKQLLETILKDSNGKFRRVVLLEYPRREMWSIAFVTGAISNQIQEKMERPMLSVFIPTTPNPTTGWYAIVPEDDVINLSISIEDAFKIVVSGGIVASGSGVPPLVVATSTSETAKENHLMSVEET
- a CDS encoding glycosyltransferase family 2 protein, with the protein product MLSIYILTYNEEIDIAACIESVMLSDDIIIVDSCSSDRTLEIASNYPVRTVQHPFESHGQQRTWMLESITPKYEWVYILEADERMTPELFNECIAATKNPEYIGYYVAERVMFMDHWIRYSTQYPRYQLRLFRHGKVWFTDYGHTEREVCDGATGFIKETYPHYTCSKGLTRWLEKHNRYSTDEARETLYQLENGTIDWQQLFLGKTEVERRRALKDLSLRTPLRPFIRFLYMYFILGGCLDGQPGLAWCTLQAFYEYLILLKVWEMKYSNTQQSIPSNQK